A window of Vanessa cardui chromosome 16, ilVanCard2.1, whole genome shotgun sequence genomic DNA:
ctcgtcataataaaagtttttagcAAAAGGCACGCATAGAGGCAAATTAATACATCGAGGGTGGTGCAAGCAAGGCGGTACAAATTCACAATTGTTTTTAAGAACATTTGCTCTTTGACAAGACGGCACAACAGTACATGGTGGGTGATGTCTACAAGCTTTTGTTATTCTTAtcatttttgtgttattttttatagtagatACGTTTGCTACACATTTCGAGTTTGTGTATGTTTCAGTGGGCAAAATTTGACAAATTGGTATCAATTCGCAAGGCGGACTATGATTACAGATGtcattattttctttcttaATGAGATTTTCTTGAAGATTATTATTCTCATTTAAGGGGGTGTTATTTGGCTTCACACAATCTTCCTCTTCTGTAGTGCTTAAAATTTCGACTTTTTCGTTACATTTTGGACAAATTATATGCTTCTTAGATTTagatttaactttaatataatttattcttggAGTACTAACTACATTCTGCGACGGCAGAGTTTTAGGTTCCATATCACCTTTTTCTATTGTTTCAGGACCATTAAAATTTATGGGCTTACTGCCATGATTTTGATCACATTTAGAAACTTTCAATTTACcgcttttattttgttttatctgaTCTGAAGCAAATTTTGCAGTACTAGTAATTTGATCCACTACCGTtaaacatttgttatttttagcCAGCTCAGTCAGAGACTTTTTATCTGTACAAGGACAAGCATACGAAAATAATTGACAGGGACAAGGATCTTCAATACGCTTCCCACGGTCCTTCTTCTTTGATATCTTTTCTTTTTGTTCTGGTTTATCATAATCCGTATGATATTTAGAGTACGACCAAAATTTTTGCTTTCGATCGTGTTTACGTCTGGCGAAGAGGCCTGCATCATAATATGCATCATCGTTGTCATTAAGGCAAATATCCGAAGGAAGGTTtggtttatttaagtttttcttctttacttttttaacatttatattaaaactatcctGTAGACGTAATTTTGGTTGAATCAACGTGGAACATTTTTGAACAATAGCTTCCGATTTACCGCTAAATccacttaaattgtttttatcgctcacattaatattattgcttAGAACTGCTAGTTGAGGGATACAATGATACGAGTGTCTTTTGATTATTGTATCCAAGTCATAAAAAAAGGTGCTGGTTGATCTTATAACGGATCTGTcactactatttttatttaaagcatgATATTTTTCACTTGTGACAAATGGTGTTTCTACAAAAGTAGATTCGTAGCTATTtggatttcttttattattgtaattgcaACAATCTCTGCTATTTTGTGTAGCATACACAGTTTTTGCGTTTTGACAATGATAAACATTATGAAACTTTCTAGGAGCAAAAATGTCTACTAAATTTGTCAAGGATTTTATATGATTTCTTTTTAAGTTGATTGAATTATTCATATCTAAAATCGTAGTAGAACATTTAATGAACAACAAAACTATATCATTATCAATTTTAACTCGTCTCGAAGACACTTGGAAATTTTACAAatctttcaatgttttttttgatCTTGACACTGACTTATATATTAAGTCACATATTTCTATCAGTAGCTCTATGgccaaaatgaaataaaagctgaataaaagaattttatttgtattatttaaggATCAggccatataaaaaaatataataattcatttatcaagaatttaatgataaaagatttaattataaatgcaaatacaatatttttcaaatttgatcCGTACGTAAGTAGGTAGTTCATACTTAGTTTTACATAAATGtaagattatatgtatatgatattataaaatatataagtccAATATCATCGGAGACGTAATTCAGCCACAAAATATTCACCCGCATTGATTATATGTAGCttcgtttatttatattcaatgtgtctttttatttttcagggTTTCACATGGCACCAAAATTGTCGAAAATGTTTCCGGAGTCATGTTTGCTTATCTTTGTTGGAGTTTTAATTGGTGCTCTTCTCTTGAGTACTCACAGTGTCCATGTACAGCCGCTCACACCTGACACTTTCTTTCTCTACATGTTACCGCCAATTATATTAGACGCTGGATACTTTATGCCTAATAGATTGTTCTTCGACCATCTCGGAACTATTCTGCTGTTTGCCGTTGTTGGTACCGTGTTTAATACTTTAACTATAGGTACGTtggttttacatataaaaaatacaaatacatatatactttttgaaCGTGATTTTATTGTGAGTGATAATTGCGTTCttcttaatgttttattattgatgcaaagtaatatttgatatagtattaaaacatatattaaatgatttcacgtgttttgttaatttatgaattgtacaataccaattttatttgttaataggTGCGTCCTTATGGGCTTGTGGCCAAACTGGAATGTTTGGATGTACAACGCCATTACTGGACATGCTGTTATTTGGAGCACTGATCTCAGCAGTGGACCCAGTTGCAGTTCTTGCGGTATTTGAAGAAATACATGTAGATGAAGTGCTTTATATCGTTGTATTTGGGGAATCATTACTTAATGATGCCGTTACTGTAGTACTTTACCATATGTTTGAGGCATATACGTAAGTTAACTACACAATTTTAATGGGTGAAAAAGTATCACGAAACATGATATAaagaatacttattattttcagGGAGATGGGTGCATCTCGACTGATGTATACAGACTTCCTTGCTGGATTTGCATCATTCCTGGTAGTAGCACTTGGTGGTACTTGTATTGGTGTCATATGGGGCTTTGGCACCGGCCTTGTAACTCGCTTCACAAATGAAGTGAGAGTTATTGAACCCATTTTTATATTCGTTATGGCATATTTAGCATATTTGAACGCCGAGATGTTTCATATGAGCGGAATATTAGCGTGAGTATcatattgatacaaaaaatatcttataaaatgacacttgaaaatgtaataaaaagacTTATGCgtgtaacatttttaatgagttaaaattatttaccatTACATTGTTCGATATTAacgtaattatttgtttatattagtaTCACATTTTGCGGGATAACAATGAAAAACTATGTGGAAGGGAATATATCGCACAAATCGCACACAACCATCAAATACACGATGAAGATGTTATCGTCTTCATCTGAAACAATTATATTCATGTTTCTCGGCGTGGCGACTGTCAACAACAACCATGATTGGAATACTTGGTTTGTCTTATTGACCATCGTTTTTTGCTCAGTCTTTCGCATAATAGGTGAGGAattcgtatttaaattataaattacaataaagcagagtttaatcctTGTATATCAATAAGGATAGAGAAAGTCCAAGTAAATGTATCGTAGACTTTTAGGTTAGAACGAATGATACCCAAAAGTTTTAGAATTCTTCTATATTgcagttttgattttattttctgtattgATAAgctaaatgaaataataataatcaatcggTGATGAAGACTTGTTCTAGGCCCATATGAAAGAAAATTGAAatgtttgatttgtttttttaggtgtttatatatttagtgcAGTAGCAAATAAGTTCCGACTGCACAAACTGAATACCGTTGAAAAATTCGTCATGTCATATGgaggtaatatatttttttaaatgcatttttaaatttttacacatacatatatgtacctataccTTTATAACAAAAACTGCTTGATCATTGAGACGTGTTTATTTCTGTCTTGCTCCAAACATCGATGGTATTACATTATACCATCGACCCATTTAAAATAACTGCCAGTATTTCATACTAGCATGTTTGTTTATGTGTGCAAGCAATAAAAGATTCTATGTAAACAACTACACCCATGGCCTAAATCTACTCTTACTACACAGGTCTTCGAGGCGCGGTCGCATTTGCATTGGTGCTATTAATAGACCCAGAAGTAGTGAAACTTCAGCCAATGTTCGTAACAACTACGATAGCAGTTATATACTTTACGGTATTCATTCAAGGAATAACAATAAAACCACTTGTGAAGATATTAAACGTCAAAACTGCAGAGAAGAGAAAACCAACGATGAATGAACGTATACACGAGAgggtaaatatatttgtactgaaattaaaatacattatattgggTATATGAAAATTTCCTAA
This region includes:
- the LOC124536237 gene encoding uncharacterized protein LOC124536237, translated to MNNSINLKRNHIKSLTNLVDIFAPRKFHNVYHCQNAKTVYATQNSRDCCNYNNKRNPNSYESTFVETPFVTSEKYHALNKNSSDRSVIRSTSTFFYDLDTIIKRHSYHCIPQLAVLSNNINVSDKNNLSGFSGKSEAIVQKCSTLIQPKLRLQDSFNINVKKVKKKNLNKPNLPSDICLNDNDDAYYDAGLFARRKHDRKQKFWSYSKYHTDYDKPEQKEKISKKKDRGKRIEDPCPCQLFSYACPCTDKKSLTELAKNNKCLTVVDQITSTAKFASDQIKQNKSGKLKVSKCDQNHGSKPINFNGPETIEKGDMEPKTLPSQNVVSTPRINYIKVKSKSKKHIICPKCNEKVEILSTTEEEDCVKPNNTPLNENNNLQENLIKKENNDICNHSPPCELIPICQILPTETYTNSKCVANVSTIKNNTKMIRITKACRHHPPCTVVPSCQRANVLKNNCEFVPPCLHHPRCINLPLCVPFAKNFYYDEILNKNEEIISTDCSPQQRYMSAYQGESLISTKDQHYNTTQNTCEYFSEYSPRFALNPKMTCIPPTLSPYFPSPMPCKCCKASKSCQYDCIDCKCIPNIDLKDKPSVDAIVYIRDVGCQFRNRTFSPQDSLLYSKTSSHSFNLKSISKTAKYSNHFHTLRYEDKYTHPFSGEEMSMSIFTTSSLEIDADCPSHGKQTGRVYTALSPKPTASPFVTVPTSKPCTNQVLAYYLPASNRTRQKVTKNDKINSLSHVNVSKTKYRRSILKGKRKNVFNVRRHKKSSPSSKYGWHSSS